In Microbacterium cremeum, a genomic segment contains:
- a CDS encoding ABC transporter permease, with protein sequence MSTTHFFGDTAILTGRSLRHILRSPDTIITTAVTPVALMLLFTYVFGGAIDLGSKTSYIDYMLPGILLITIASGIAYTAYRLFLDLQGGIFERFQSMPIARSSSLWAHVLTSLVANLVSLAIVVGVALLMGFRTGASVLDWLAVIGILALFTLALTWVAVIAGLAAKTVDGASAFSYPLIFLPFISSAFVPTNSMPAPVQWFADNQPVTSIVNSLRAIFSGQPVGSDLWVALAWCVGILVVAYFIAMSIYRKKIS encoded by the coding sequence ATGTCCACCACGCATTTCTTCGGCGACACCGCCATCCTCACCGGCCGTTCGCTGCGCCACATCCTGCGCAGCCCCGACACCATCATCACCACCGCCGTCACCCCGGTCGCCCTGATGCTGCTGTTCACGTACGTGTTCGGCGGCGCCATCGACCTCGGCTCGAAGACGTCGTACATCGACTACATGCTTCCGGGCATCCTGCTCATCACGATCGCGTCGGGCATCGCGTACACCGCGTACCGGCTGTTCCTCGACCTGCAGGGCGGGATCTTCGAGCGGTTCCAGTCCATGCCGATCGCCCGTTCGAGCTCGTTGTGGGCGCACGTGCTGACCTCGCTCGTGGCGAACCTCGTGTCGCTCGCGATCGTCGTGGGCGTGGCGCTGCTCATGGGGTTCCGCACCGGAGCGAGCGTGCTGGACTGGCTCGCCGTGATCGGCATCCTGGCACTGTTCACGCTGGCGCTGACGTGGGTCGCGGTGATCGCGGGCCTCGCAGCGAAGACGGTCGACGGTGCGAGCGCGTTCTCGTACCCGCTCATCTTCCTGCCGTTCATCAGCTCGGCGTTCGTCCCGACGAACTCGATGCCGGCGCCCGTGCAGTGGTTCGCCGACAACCAGCCGGTCACCTCGATCGTCAACTCGCTGCGAGCCATCTTCAGCGGGCAGCCGGTGGGCTCCGACCTGTGGGTGGCGCTCGCCTGGTGCGTCGGCATCCTCGTCGTCGCGTACTTCATCGCGATGTCGATCTACCGGAAGAAGATCAGCTGA
- a CDS encoding carboxymuconolactone decarboxylase family protein, which yields MTARSDRNGGEVDAMELLRRFCIDDPRVEGTSGGAWAQALDSRTAALVRLGALITASAPTASMRSAVDDAITAGVSVGEIIGVLDGMVAIAGLPRVVAAAPRIAAALGYDEELSPDDL from the coding sequence ATGACGGCGCGATCCGACCGCAACGGCGGCGAGGTCGACGCGATGGAACTCCTTCGGCGCTTCTGCATCGACGATCCACGCGTCGAAGGCACATCGGGAGGGGCATGGGCGCAGGCCCTCGATTCGCGCACGGCTGCCCTGGTGCGGCTCGGCGCGCTCATCACGGCATCCGCTCCCACGGCATCGATGCGGTCCGCCGTCGACGACGCGATCACGGCAGGTGTCTCGGTCGGCGAGATCATCGGAGTGCTCGACGGAATGGTCGCGATCGCAGGGCTGCCGCGCGTCGTCGCGGCCGCGCCGCGCATCGCCGCGGCCCTGGGCTACGACGAGGAGCTCAGCCCGGACGACCTGTGA
- the helR gene encoding RNA polymerase recycling motor ATPase HelR produces the protein MNPVETSPFHLPERLAEKADPALISDDERHFTAVAEALDRSIAALTARLDDVRRQAGGRGQAALDRDLEVHRLSARLRALRRFSLDACLGRMVPADGSAPIYIGRFGLSADPGDGLDAEAAHRRLLVDWRTPAAEPFFAATHANPMGLASRRRYRWTGGRVTDYWDEAFTLEGLERGAALDDQSAFIASLGASRSPRMRDVLGTIQADQDAIIRADSRGALVVDGGPGTGKTVVALHRAAYLVYSDPRLGTGRGGVLFVGPSPAYLSYVEDVLPSLGEESVQTCTLRDLVAEGAQALPEPDPAVARLKSDTRLVEAIEPAVALYEEPPAQALLVETPWADLWLSPDDWAEAFASAEPGTPHNEARDQIWETVLDILVDQVDPDEVPPHQLRRALAGHDELTRAFAKAWPLVEASVVVADLWSLPAYLRRCAPWLTAGEVAALQRAVPDAWTVSDLPLLDAARTRLGDPEASRRRRRREATLAAERAYMAQVVDRLKEAGDEMMQWLDGEDLRNSLVDEAVVATLDPDLLAGPFAHIIVDEAQELTDADWRMLLSRCPSRSFTIVGDRAQARHGFGESWQERLERAGLADVSIASLSVNYRTPSEVMTEAEPVIRAAIPDANVPLSIRSSGVPVRHALVSERDSVVDEWLAAHPDGTAVVIGDPSFEPRDRVRSLTPELAKGLEFDLVVLVEPERFGDGIEGAVDRYVAMTRATERLVVLHSGAPAQGAAA, from the coding sequence GTGAATCCCGTCGAGACCAGCCCTTTCCATCTGCCCGAACGCCTCGCTGAGAAGGCCGACCCCGCTCTCATCAGCGATGACGAGCGCCACTTCACCGCCGTCGCCGAGGCACTCGACCGCTCCATCGCGGCGCTCACCGCGCGTCTCGACGACGTCCGGCGCCAGGCCGGCGGCCGCGGTCAAGCAGCCCTCGACCGCGATCTCGAGGTGCACCGGCTGTCGGCGCGGCTGCGCGCGCTGCGCCGCTTCTCGCTCGATGCGTGTCTGGGGCGCATGGTGCCTGCCGACGGCTCCGCGCCGATCTACATCGGACGCTTCGGCCTCAGCGCCGATCCGGGCGACGGGCTCGACGCCGAGGCAGCACACCGGCGACTCCTCGTGGACTGGCGCACACCGGCTGCCGAGCCGTTCTTCGCCGCGACCCACGCGAACCCGATGGGGCTCGCGAGCCGGCGACGGTATCGCTGGACCGGCGGTCGGGTGACCGACTACTGGGACGAGGCTTTCACCCTCGAAGGGCTCGAGCGCGGCGCCGCGCTCGACGATCAGTCCGCGTTCATCGCGAGCCTCGGCGCGAGCCGATCCCCGCGCATGCGTGACGTGCTGGGGACGATCCAGGCCGATCAGGACGCCATCATCCGGGCGGACTCGCGCGGTGCCCTCGTCGTCGACGGCGGGCCCGGCACCGGCAAGACGGTGGTCGCGCTGCATCGCGCGGCGTACCTCGTGTACTCCGACCCGCGACTGGGCACCGGTCGCGGCGGCGTCCTGTTCGTCGGGCCGAGTCCTGCGTACCTGTCCTACGTCGAGGACGTCCTGCCGAGCCTCGGCGAGGAGTCGGTGCAGACGTGCACGCTGCGCGATCTCGTGGCCGAGGGGGCGCAAGCGCTCCCCGAGCCCGATCCGGCGGTCGCGCGGCTCAAGTCCGATACGCGACTGGTCGAGGCGATCGAGCCGGCCGTCGCCCTCTACGAGGAGCCGCCCGCACAGGCGCTGCTCGTCGAGACGCCGTGGGCCGACCTGTGGCTGAGCCCCGACGACTGGGCCGAGGCGTTCGCCTCGGCCGAGCCGGGAACCCCGCACAACGAGGCGCGCGACCAGATCTGGGAGACCGTGCTCGACATCCTCGTCGACCAGGTCGACCCCGACGAGGTGCCGCCGCACCAGCTGCGCCGGGCGCTCGCAGGCCACGACGAGCTGACGCGCGCTTTCGCGAAGGCATGGCCGCTGGTCGAGGCATCCGTCGTCGTCGCCGACCTCTGGTCGCTGCCGGCGTATCTGCGGCGCTGCGCGCCGTGGCTCACCGCCGGCGAGGTGGCGGCGCTGCAGCGGGCCGTCCCCGACGCGTGGACCGTGTCGGACCTGCCGCTGCTCGACGCCGCGCGCACCCGCCTCGGCGACCCCGAGGCGTCGCGACGGAGGAGGCGACGCGAGGCGACGCTCGCCGCGGAGCGCGCCTACATGGCGCAGGTGGTGGACCGGCTCAAAGAGGCGGGCGACGAGATGATGCAGTGGCTCGACGGAGAGGATCTGCGCAACAGCCTCGTCGACGAGGCGGTGGTCGCGACGCTCGACCCCGACCTGCTCGCCGGCCCGTTCGCCCACATCATCGTCGACGAGGCGCAGGAGCTCACCGACGCCGACTGGCGGATGCTGCTGTCGCGGTGCCCGTCGCGCAGCTTCACGATCGTCGGCGACCGCGCCCAGGCACGGCACGGATTCGGCGAGTCGTGGCAGGAACGGCTCGAGCGCGCCGGCCTCGCGGACGTCTCGATCGCGTCGCTGAGCGTCAACTACCGGACGCCCAGCGAGGTGATGACCGAGGCGGAGCCGGTGATCCGTGCCGCGATCCCCGACGCGAACGTGCCCCTCTCGATCCGGTCGAGCGGCGTACCGGTGCGGCACGCCCTCGTCTCCGAGCGCGACAGCGTCGTCGACGAGTGGCTCGCCGCTCACCCCGACGGCACGGCGGTCGTGATCGGCGACCCCTCGTTCGAGCCGCGCGACCGCGTGCGCTCGCTCACCCCGGAACTGGCGAAGGGACTCGAGTTCGACCTCGTCGTGCTCGTGGAGCCCGAGCGCTTCGGCGACGGCATCGAAGGGGCCGTCGACCGGTACGTCGCGATGACCCGGGCGACCGAGCGCCTCGTCGTCCTGCACTCCGGGGCACCGGCGCAGGGCGCCGCTGCGTAG
- a CDS encoding arylsulfatase yields MPDGTSNSIVGAPLPPARTLPFPPKPSGSFAGRTLGESTYSPLPPESHLNEGAPNILVILIDDAGPALPAPLGGAVATPTLERLRGEGIGFNRFHTTAMCSPTRGSLLTGRNHHRIGQGQIAELANDWDGYSGHIPKTSATIAEVLRNYGYSTGAWGKWHNTPAEETTKAGPFDRWPTGYGFEYFYGFLAGEASQYEPNLVRNTTSVLPPKSPEEGYHLSEDIADDAIGWLRNHKALTPDKPFFMYWATGAIHGPHHIMKEWSDKYKGTFDDGWDVYRERALEGAKAAGWVPQDAVLTPRPESLQGWDDIPDHQKPFQARLMEVCAGFGEHADVQAGRLVDTLDELGYADNTLVVYIWGDNGSSGEGQNGTISELLAQNMIPTTIDQHIAALEELGGLDALGTPATDNQYHAAWAWAGSSPYQGMKLMASHLGGTRNPMFLRWPGHIEHDPEPRTQFHHVIDLAPTIYEVLGISHPEEVNGIHQDPIDGTSFAYAVEDATAEGRHRTQYFEIMASRSIYADGWMASTTGPRLPWVPGVPPGIATWTPDADKWELYNLDEDWSQAHDLAAENPEKLAEMKELFAMEAAKNEVLPVGAGLWVPVYHPEYRISVPYTQWEMGGDTVRVPEFCAPALGNKPNVVTIQANVGESANGVLYKLGGAGGGLTAFVEDGVLKYEYNLFLVQRTKIEASAPLPAGDVQIEIETTYVEPKPGGPLNVTLRVNGDEVASGVVPVSAPLLFSANDCLDIGRAYGGAVSRAYVDKMPFAFDGTIERVNIAYKLPQHA; encoded by the coding sequence ATGCCGGACGGAACTTCGAATTCGATCGTGGGAGCGCCGCTGCCGCCGGCGCGGACGCTCCCGTTCCCGCCGAAGCCCTCGGGGAGCTTCGCCGGGCGCACCCTCGGCGAGTCCACGTACTCGCCGCTGCCGCCGGAGAGTCATCTGAACGAAGGCGCGCCCAACATCCTCGTCATCCTCATCGACGACGCCGGCCCCGCGCTGCCGGCGCCGCTCGGCGGAGCGGTCGCGACGCCCACCCTCGAGCGCCTCCGCGGCGAAGGCATCGGCTTCAACCGGTTCCACACGACCGCGATGTGCTCGCCGACCCGCGGGTCGCTGCTCACCGGGCGCAATCACCACCGCATCGGCCAGGGGCAGATCGCCGAGCTGGCGAACGACTGGGACGGCTACTCGGGCCACATCCCCAAGACGAGCGCCACGATCGCCGAGGTGCTGCGCAACTACGGCTACTCGACCGGCGCGTGGGGCAAGTGGCACAACACCCCCGCCGAGGAGACGACGAAGGCCGGCCCCTTCGACCGCTGGCCCACCGGGTACGGCTTCGAGTACTTCTACGGCTTCCTCGCCGGCGAGGCCTCGCAGTACGAGCCCAACCTGGTGCGCAACACGACGTCGGTGCTGCCGCCCAAGTCGCCCGAAGAGGGCTACCACCTGAGCGAGGACATCGCCGACGACGCGATCGGGTGGCTGCGCAACCACAAGGCGCTCACGCCTGACAAGCCGTTCTTCATGTACTGGGCCACCGGCGCCATCCACGGGCCGCACCACATCATGAAGGAGTGGTCCGACAAGTACAAGGGCACCTTCGACGACGGCTGGGACGTCTACCGCGAGCGGGCGCTCGAGGGCGCCAAGGCCGCCGGATGGGTGCCGCAGGACGCCGTGCTGACGCCGCGTCCCGAGAGCCTGCAGGGCTGGGACGACATCCCCGACCACCAGAAGCCGTTCCAGGCGCGTCTCATGGAGGTGTGCGCGGGCTTCGGCGAGCACGCCGACGTGCAGGCGGGCCGCCTGGTCGACACGCTCGACGAGCTCGGCTACGCCGACAACACGCTCGTCGTCTACATCTGGGGCGACAACGGCTCGTCGGGTGAGGGACAGAACGGCACCATCAGCGAGCTGCTCGCGCAGAACATGATCCCGACCACGATCGACCAGCACATCGCTGCGCTCGAGGAGCTCGGCGGTCTGGACGCGCTCGGCACTCCCGCGACCGACAACCAGTACCACGCCGCGTGGGCCTGGGCCGGTTCGTCGCCGTACCAGGGCATGAAGCTCATGGCCTCGCACCTGGGCGGCACGCGCAACCCGATGTTCCTGCGCTGGCCGGGGCACATCGAGCACGACCCGGAGCCTCGCACGCAGTTCCACCACGTGATCGATCTGGCGCCGACGATCTACGAGGTCCTCGGCATCTCGCACCCCGAAGAGGTCAACGGCATCCACCAGGATCCGATCGACGGGACGAGCTTCGCCTACGCCGTCGAGGATGCCACGGCCGAGGGCCGTCACCGCACGCAGTACTTCGAGATCATGGCGAGCCGCTCCATCTACGCCGACGGGTGGATGGCGTCGACGACCGGTCCGCGACTGCCGTGGGTGCCCGGGGTGCCCCCCGGGATCGCGACGTGGACGCCCGACGCCGACAAGTGGGAGCTCTACAACCTCGACGAGGACTGGAGCCAGGCGCACGACCTCGCCGCGGAGAACCCCGAGAAGCTCGCCGAGATGAAGGAGCTCTTCGCGATGGAGGCCGCGAAGAACGAGGTGCTCCCGGTCGGCGCCGGCCTGTGGGTGCCCGTCTACCACCCCGAGTACCGCATCTCGGTGCCGTACACCCAGTGGGAGATGGGCGGCGACACGGTGCGGGTGCCCGAGTTCTGTGCGCCGGCGCTCGGAAACAAGCCGAACGTCGTGACGATCCAGGCGAACGTGGGCGAGAGCGCGAACGGCGTGCTCTACAAGCTCGGCGGCGCCGGCGGTGGTCTCACGGCTTTCGTTGAGGACGGCGTCCTCAAGTACGAGTACAACCTGTTCCTCGTGCAGCGGACCAAGATCGAGGCATCCGCCCCGCTCCCGGCGGGCGACGTGCAGATCGAGATCGAGACGACGTACGTCGAGCCGAAGCCGGGCGGTCCGCTGAACGTGACGCTGCGCGTGAACGGCGACGAGGTGGCCTCGGGTGTCGTCCCGGTCAGCGCCCCGCTGCTGTTCTCGGCGAACGACTGCCTCGACATCGGCCGCGCGTACGGCGGCGCCGTCTCTCGCGCCTATGTCGACAAGATGCCGTTCGCGTTCGACGGCACGATCGAGCGCGTGAACATCGCGTACAAGCTGCCGCAGCACGCCTAG
- a CDS encoding LuxR family transcriptional regulator, giving the protein MPRETVLGGPDLQAVLLGSKTHIPPVQDGAVSRHRLIEGARASGARIVAVTAPAGYGKSTMLAEWAARESRNVAWVSLDRTDDDPASLLSAIAAASSPLSPAAASVVADMRGIGASALGRAAPLLAAALAAAPSDFVLFIDDLHRASSADCQDVLEVLLARVPRGSQIVVASRSEAPLLARLRAAGEVWEVGVADLSLDHAGARAIFDRAGVERVDDAELESILEKCEGWPTGLYLCALVARSGGDAASVTGDDRYLADYLYRECLERLPADMQDFLRRTSVLDAMSPSACNAVLGIEDSRARLHEVEIANLFLIPMDRNRGLFRYHALFREFLQTDLERAEGAGAVAALHRQAAAWHEEHGAPAVAVEHLLQAGETEAAAERIADLALSLYGQGQVSTVRRWFTVLGEDVVRASPALVVSITWTAVLLGDVAAGERWARALDDIDASGFPDADRVLFESARAMVRAAMCVDGYESAAEDASYAIEHEPASSPWRDQALHLWGSVRLLADDAAGARAAFEEAVEVATVMGNPDTVILSEPELALLAIDRGDWSLAGTHARRGVAMIDASHMDGYATTALALAVAARVAIREGDRETGERLLARGMRARVGCTHLLPYLSVSVRLQLAKAHVASGDRSAAWHLLREIDDLLHKRPDVGALSTQVEEFRTSMQGQPSAGGSVPLTPAELRLLPYLQTHLTIAEIGQRLFISRNTVSSEVGSIYRKLGVTTRGAAVERSISLGLLGG; this is encoded by the coding sequence GTGCCCCGCGAAACGGTCCTGGGGGGACCGGACCTCCAAGCGGTGCTTCTCGGCAGCAAGACCCACATCCCACCCGTACAGGATGGTGCTGTCAGCAGGCACCGGCTGATCGAGGGTGCCCGCGCGAGCGGGGCGCGGATCGTGGCGGTCACCGCTCCCGCCGGCTACGGCAAGTCGACGATGCTCGCCGAATGGGCAGCCCGAGAGTCCCGGAACGTCGCCTGGGTCTCGCTGGACCGGACCGACGACGACCCGGCCTCGCTGCTGTCGGCGATCGCCGCCGCGAGCTCGCCGCTGTCGCCGGCCGCGGCATCCGTCGTCGCCGACATGCGGGGCATCGGAGCCTCGGCGCTGGGCCGCGCGGCGCCCCTCCTCGCGGCGGCGCTGGCCGCCGCTCCCTCGGACTTCGTGCTGTTCATCGACGACCTGCACCGCGCGTCCTCGGCGGACTGCCAGGACGTGCTCGAGGTGCTGCTCGCGCGCGTGCCGCGCGGCTCTCAGATCGTGGTGGCGAGCCGCAGCGAAGCGCCCCTGCTCGCCCGCCTGCGCGCGGCGGGCGAGGTCTGGGAGGTGGGCGTGGCCGACCTGTCGCTCGATCACGCCGGAGCGCGGGCGATCTTCGACCGGGCCGGTGTCGAACGCGTCGATGATGCCGAGCTCGAGAGCATCCTCGAGAAGTGCGAGGGCTGGCCCACCGGCCTGTACCTCTGCGCGCTGGTCGCCCGCAGCGGCGGGGACGCGGCATCCGTCACCGGCGACGATCGCTATCTCGCGGACTATCTGTACCGCGAGTGCCTGGAACGGCTTCCCGCCGACATGCAGGACTTCCTGCGACGGACCTCGGTGCTGGACGCGATGTCGCCGTCGGCGTGCAATGCCGTGCTCGGCATCGAGGACTCGCGAGCGCGTCTGCACGAGGTCGAGATCGCGAACCTCTTCCTCATCCCGATGGACCGCAACCGCGGGCTGTTCCGCTACCACGCGCTCTTCCGCGAGTTCCTGCAGACCGACCTGGAACGGGCCGAGGGGGCCGGCGCGGTGGCGGCGCTGCACCGGCAGGCGGCGGCGTGGCACGAGGAGCACGGCGCGCCGGCCGTGGCGGTGGAGCACCTGCTGCAGGCGGGCGAGACCGAGGCCGCAGCCGAGCGCATCGCCGATCTCGCGCTCTCCCTCTACGGGCAGGGCCAGGTCTCCACGGTGCGCCGGTGGTTCACGGTGCTCGGTGAGGACGTCGTGCGCGCCAGTCCCGCCCTGGTGGTGTCGATCACGTGGACGGCCGTGCTGCTCGGCGACGTGGCGGCGGGCGAACGCTGGGCGCGCGCGCTCGACGACATCGACGCGAGCGGCTTCCCCGACGCGGACCGCGTGCTGTTCGAGTCGGCTCGCGCGATGGTGCGCGCCGCGATGTGCGTCGACGGGTACGAGAGCGCGGCGGAGGATGCCTCGTACGCGATCGAGCACGAGCCCGCCTCGAGCCCGTGGCGCGACCAGGCCCTGCATCTGTGGGGGTCCGTGCGTCTCCTCGCGGACGACGCCGCCGGAGCCCGCGCCGCGTTCGAGGAGGCCGTGGAGGTGGCGACCGTGATGGGCAATCCCGACACGGTCATCCTCAGCGAACCCGAGCTCGCCCTCCTCGCCATCGACCGCGGCGACTGGTCTCTCGCCGGTACGCACGCCCGGCGGGGAGTCGCCATGATCGACGCGAGCCACATGGACGGCTACGCGACGACGGCCCTGGCGCTCGCCGTCGCGGCGCGCGTCGCGATCCGCGAGGGCGATCGCGAGACCGGGGAGCGACTGCTCGCGCGGGGCATGCGTGCGCGCGTCGGGTGCACCCACCTGCTGCCGTACCTCTCGGTGAGCGTGCGCCTCCAGCTCGCCAAGGCGCACGTCGCATCCGGCGATCGCTCGGCGGCGTGGCATCTGCTGCGCGAGATCGACGATCTGCTGCACAAGCGCCCGGACGTCGGTGCGTTGTCGACGCAGGTCGAGGAGTTCCGGACGTCGATGCAGGGGCAGCCCTCGGCCGGCGGTTCGGTGCCGCTCACTCCCGCCGAGCTGCGGCTGCTGCCGTACCTGCAGACGCATCTGACCATCGCCGAGATCGGCCAGCGGCTGTTCATCTCGCGCAACACGGTGAGCTCGGAGGTCGGCTCGATCTACCGCAAGCTGGGCGTCACCACGCGTGGCGCCGCCGTCGAGCGGTCGATCTCGCTCGGGCTCCTCGGCGGCTGA
- a CDS encoding Rossmann-like and DUF2520 domain-containing protein: protein MPDRDPHSARAEGREATIERVAIVGDGRVGRAVAAALTDAGIEVCGPLRRDASTHGEAVVLLAVPDAEIAAAAALVAPATLVGHFSGATTLEPLAEHDGFSIHPLTTITGAGAAFDGLPAAVAGSSDRALAAATALARAVGMRPFEVADDDRAAYHAAASIASNFLLTLESFAEDLAASAGVRRDAFATLVRATVDNWQRDGAAASLTGPIARGDEATVARQRAAVAERTPDRLGLFDALAAATRELAARPASRAGADETRSEVPS from the coding sequence ATGCCGGATCGCGATCCTCACTCGGCGCGCGCCGAGGGGCGAGAGGCGACGATCGAGCGCGTCGCGATCGTCGGGGACGGCCGCGTCGGCCGGGCCGTCGCCGCCGCGCTGACGGATGCCGGCATCGAGGTGTGCGGACCCCTCAGGCGTGACGCGAGCACCCACGGCGAGGCCGTCGTCCTGCTGGCGGTCCCGGATGCCGAGATCGCGGCGGCCGCCGCGCTCGTCGCTCCGGCGACCCTCGTCGGCCATTTCTCGGGCGCCACGACACTCGAGCCGCTCGCGGAGCACGACGGGTTCAGCATCCATCCCCTCACGACCATCACCGGGGCCGGCGCCGCGTTCGACGGCCTGCCGGCGGCGGTGGCGGGGTCGAGCGACCGCGCCCTTGCCGCCGCGACCGCACTCGCCCGCGCAGTGGGGATGCGGCCCTTCGAGGTCGCAGACGACGACCGCGCTGCCTATCACGCGGCCGCGTCGATCGCGTCGAACTTCCTGCTGACGCTCGAGTCGTTCGCCGAGGACCTCGCGGCCTCGGCGGGCGTGAGGCGCGATGCCTTCGCGACGCTGGTCCGGGCGACGGTCGACAACTGGCAGCGCGACGGCGCCGCGGCCTCGCTGACGGGTCCGATCGCGCGCGGCGACGAGGCCACGGTCGCGCGCCAGCGCGCAGCCGTGGCCGAACGCACGCCCGACCGGCTGGGACTGTTCGACGCGCTCGCCGCAGCGACGCGAGAGCTGGCCGCGCGTCCGGCGTCGCGCGCGGGCGCGGACGAGACTCGGTCGGAGGTGCCGTCATGA
- a CDS encoding ABC transporter ATP-binding protein, giving the protein MTTATAPAIQVKGLEKAYKDVKVLRGVDFDVARGSIFALLGSNGAGKTTAVRILSTLLKADAGAARVNGFDVASQSQSVRESISLTGQFAAVDEVLSGRENLVLVAKLRHLRNPGKIADDLLARFSLTEAGARKAATYSGGMRRRLDIAMSLIGNPPVIFLDEPTTGLDPQARIEVWQTVKELANNGTTVLLTTQYLDEAEQLADRIAILHKGRIIVNGTLAELKQLLPAAKVEYVEKQPTLEEVFLAITGDDGATDEAAVPAQTTKER; this is encoded by the coding sequence ATGACCACCGCAACAGCACCCGCGATCCAGGTGAAGGGCCTGGAGAAGGCGTACAAGGACGTGAAGGTTCTGCGGGGCGTCGACTTCGACGTCGCGCGGGGCAGCATCTTCGCCCTGCTCGGCTCGAACGGCGCCGGCAAGACCACCGCGGTCCGCATCCTCTCGACGCTGCTGAAGGCCGACGCGGGCGCCGCCCGTGTGAACGGGTTCGATGTCGCGTCGCAGTCGCAGAGCGTGCGGGAGTCGATCAGCCTGACCGGGCAGTTCGCCGCCGTCGACGAGGTCCTCAGCGGCCGCGAGAACCTGGTGCTGGTGGCGAAGCTGCGCCATCTGCGCAACCCCGGCAAGATCGCCGACGACCTGCTCGCCCGGTTCTCGCTGACCGAGGCCGGCGCCCGCAAGGCCGCGACGTACTCCGGCGGCATGCGCCGCCGGCTCGACATCGCGATGAGCCTCATCGGCAACCCGCCGGTGATCTTCCTCGACGAGCCCACCACGGGCCTGGACCCTCAGGCGCGCATCGAGGTGTGGCAGACCGTCAAGGAGCTCGCGAACAACGGCACCACGGTGCTGCTGACCACGCAGTACCTCGACGAGGCCGAGCAGCTGGCCGACCGGATCGCGATCCTGCACAAGGGCCGCATCATCGTCAACGGCACCCTCGCGGAGCTGAAGCAGCTGCTGCCGGCCGCGAAGGTCGAGTACGTCGAGAAGCAGCCCACCCTCGAGGAGGTCTTCCTCGCCATCACCGGAGACGACGGCGCCACCGATGAGGCCGCCGTTCCCGCTCAGACCACGAAGGAGCGATGA
- a CDS encoding DUF1048 domain-containing protein translates to MAAKWIETLTGSLEQKKQYKQTMARIEGLPEPYRTAAKALHRYFMYYGGVTDGDTMVTMFGDLADLWDRAAADGTPVREIVGDDPIEFAETFAQSYSGRHWIDKERERLIKAIDAAEREETK, encoded by the coding sequence ATGGCCGCCAAGTGGATCGAGACCCTCACCGGGTCGCTCGAGCAGAAGAAGCAGTACAAGCAGACCATGGCCCGCATCGAGGGCCTTCCCGAACCGTACCGCACCGCGGCGAAGGCGCTCCACCGGTACTTCATGTACTACGGCGGCGTCACCGACGGCGACACGATGGTCACCATGTTCGGCGATCTCGCCGACCTGTGGGACCGCGCGGCCGCCGACGGCACTCCCGTCCGCGAGATCGTCGGCGACGACCCCATCGAGTTCGCCGAGACCTTCGCCCAGTCGTACAGCGGGCGTCACTGGATCGACAAGGAGCGCGAGCGCCTCATCAAGGCGATCGACGCCGCAGAGCGTGAGGAGACGAAATGA
- the panC gene encoding pantoate--beta-alanine ligase — protein sequence MIVVRTVADLRAALRDRRTGTIGFVPTMGALHEGHVSLLRAARGGNDTLVLSIFVNPTQFDEQSDLAAYPRTEAADLAVAEGAGVDVVFAPDAAEMYPRGFSTVVSVSGPVAETLEGAQRGRAHFDGVATVVCKLLLSVLPDSAYFGAKDAQQVAVVRRLVADLSIPVRVVVCPTSRDDDGLARSSRNARLAPDERARAIAIPRALSAVTDAAAAGVTDTAALRAEARAVLAGAGVEPEYVALVDPVSFEPVVVREGPVLVAIAARVGRTRLIDNVVLEPVRQPAHSGRPADSAHEGGA from the coding sequence ATGATCGTCGTCCGCACGGTCGCCGACCTGCGTGCCGCGCTGCGCGACCGCCGCACCGGCACGATCGGCTTCGTCCCGACCATGGGCGCGCTGCACGAGGGGCACGTGTCGCTGCTGCGTGCCGCCCGTGGCGGCAACGACACCCTCGTGCTCTCGATCTTCGTGAACCCGACACAGTTCGACGAGCAGTCCGACCTCGCCGCCTACCCGCGCACCGAGGCGGCCGATCTGGCCGTCGCCGAGGGCGCCGGCGTCGACGTCGTCTTCGCGCCCGACGCCGCCGAGATGTACCCGCGCGGGTTCTCGACCGTGGTGAGCGTCAGCGGCCCGGTCGCCGAGACGCTCGAGGGCGCGCAGCGCGGCAGGGCGCACTTCGACGGCGTCGCCACGGTGGTGTGCAAGCTGCTGCTGTCGGTGCTGCCCGATTCGGCGTACTTCGGCGCGAAGGACGCCCAGCAGGTCGCGGTGGTCCGCCGCCTCGTGGCGGACCTCTCGATCCCGGTGCGCGTGGTCGTGTGCCCGACGTCTCGCGATGATGACGGCCTCGCGCGTTCGAGCCGCAACGCGCGTCTTGCACCCGACGAGCGTGCCCGGGCGATCGCGATTCCGCGGGCGCTGTCGGCGGTGACGGATGCCGCGGCCGCCGGTGTCACCGATACCGCGGCGCTGCGTGCCGAGGCGCGGGCCGTGCTTGCCGGCGCAGGCGTCGAGCCCGAGTACGTGGCGCTGGTCGACCCGGTGTCGTTCGAGCCCGTCGTCGTGCGGGAGGGCCCGGTGCTCGTGGCGATCGCCGCGCGCGTCGGCCGCACGCGGCTCA